From the genome of candidate division KSB1 bacterium:
TCAAGCGGCGCAGAACGTCAGGATCAACGTGCCGCTGGTGGTGCGTCTGGAGGGCACCAATGCCAAAGAAGCGGGCGAATTGCTCGCCAACTCCGGCCTGTCAATTTTGGTGGCGCATACGCTGGAAGAAGCGGCCAGAAAGGTGGTGGCTTCGCTTCCGGCCGCGGCATGACGAACGACATCCCTTCACGAGGAGGAGCAGTTGAGCATACTAGTTGACAAGCAGACGCGTGTACTGGTGCAGGGGATTACGGGCAACGAAGGCTCATTTCACACGCGACAAATGATGGAATATGGCACACAGGTGGTTGCCGGCGTGGTGCCGGGCAAAGGCGGGCAGAAGTTCGACGACCGTGTTCCGATTTTTGACACCGTGGCGCAGGCGGTGCGGGCCACCGGCGCCAACGCCGCCGCGATTTTTGTTCCGCCCTCTTTCGCCGCCGATGCCATCATGGAATCGGCCGCGGAAGGCGTGTCGTTGATCGTGACCATCACCGAGGGCATTCCCGTGATGGACATGCTGACCGTCAAGGCCTTCCTGATCAAGACCGGCACGCGCATGATCGGCCCGAATTGTCCCGGAGTGATTTCCCCGGGACAATGCAAGATCGGCATCATGCCGGGCTTCATCCACCAGCCGGGGCGGGTGGGTGTGATCTCCCGCAGCGGCACGCTCACTTATGAGGCGGTCAAGCAGCTTTCCGACCTTGGCATCGGCCAGTCGACCTGTGTGGGCATCGGTGGCGATCCCATCATCGGCACCACTTTTGTCGATGCCCTGCGGCTGTTCAATGCCGATCCCGGCACCGATGCAGTGGTGTTGATCGGAGAAATTGGCGGCAACGCTGAAGACGAGGCCGCGGCCTACATCAAGCGGGAATTCCGCAAGCCGGTGGTGGCATTCATCGCGGGCCGCACCGCGCCGCCCGGACGCCGCATGGGACATGCGGGCGCCATCATTGCCGGCGGTCAGGGCACGGCCGCCGAGAAGATGGCCAGGCTCGCAGAGGCTGGTGCCACGGTCTGTCAAAGCCCGGCAGAAATAGGTCTGCGCATGCAGGAGCAATTGCAAAAGCTCGGGAGCAAGCCCGTGGCGCGCAGGGCGGCCGGGGTGAAAACCGCCGCCAGGCCCAAAGCCGTTGCCGCGGGTAAAACCAGAATCGCAAAATCCGCGGCGAAAGCCAAAGCCGGCAGGAAATAGCAGCCGGCTGAAAATGTGGAATGGTGAGCTCTTGTTTCTGCCACGGCCCGGTGCAGCAAAATTTTTGCGACTGTGCCTGACACCCAGTGAGGTTTTGGTTTTCCCGGCTCCGCTACCGGTGAAAAGTTCGCAAAGAAATGGCAAGTCCGCGCCGGCAGGATGGCGGGCATGCAGGCAGCTTTCGCGCCACGCCGGCGGAGAGCGGGTAAATGAACACGGACAAACGCGCATGAGGGTCAAGCAACGCTTGCGCTGTGGTCAAGCCGCCGGCAAATGTCTTCTTCTCATTCTGCTGAGTGCGCCGCTGCCAGGCCTGGCAATGCAGGGCACGGCGGCAATCAGCGGGATTGTGATTGATCGCGAAACCAACCAGCCGCTGGAAAATGTTGCAGTCTATCTCAAACATTCGCAGCGCGGCGAGGTGACCTGCGCAGCGGGCCGGTTTCGCATCGAGCATCTGCCGCCGGGCGAGCACGAGTTGATTCTCAGCCGTCAGGGCTTTCAGACGGCCAGACAGAGCGTCAAACTGGTGGCGGGCGCGGAAGTGGTTGTGCAAATCGCGCTGGTGCCGCGGTTGCTGACACTGGATGAAGTGCAGGTGACCGCCAACCGCAGCCCGGCCGTGAGCGCGGAGGTGGCCACCATGATGTCGGTGGTCACGGCGCAGGATATTCGCCGCCAGCCGATCCAGCAGACGCCGGAGGTTTTGCGGGAGCAGGCCGGGGTTTTTATTCAAAAAACCAACCAGGGGGGCGGCTCGGCCAGCATTCGCGGTTTGAAGGCCAACAAGCTCCTGCTGCTGGTTGACGGCATTCGTTTGAACAATGCCACTTACCGCGGCGGCAATCATCAATATCTCAACACCGTGGAGGCGCAGGCGCTCGAGCGGATCGAAGTGGTGCACGGGCCGGTTTCAACGCTGTACGGCAGCGATGCGCTGGGCGGTGCGGTGAATTTGATCACGCGCAGCCCCCTGTTGCCGCGCACGGGAGGCTTGTCGCTGCACGGCGTTTTTGCCGGTGCCGTCACGACGGCGGATCAAACACAGACCAGTCATTTGGGCCTGTCGGCTGCGCAGGCAGGGTGGGGCGTGGTGTTGGAT
Proteins encoded in this window:
- the sucD gene encoding succinate--CoA ligase subunit alpha, translated to MSILVDKQTRVLVQGITGNEGSFHTRQMMEYGTQVVAGVVPGKGGQKFDDRVPIFDTVAQAVRATGANAAAIFVPPSFAADAIMESAAEGVSLIVTITEGIPVMDMLTVKAFLIKTGTRMIGPNCPGVISPGQCKIGIMPGFIHQPGRVGVISRSGTLTYEAVKQLSDLGIGQSTCVGIGGDPIIGTTFVDALRLFNADPGTDAVVLIGEIGGNAEDEAAAYIKREFRKPVVAFIAGRTAPPGRRMGHAGAIIAGGQGTAAEKMARLAEAGATVCQSPAEIGLRMQEQLQKLGSKPVARRAAGVKTAARPKAVAAGKTRIAKSAAKAKAGRK